The segment GGTAGTGATACCGTGTATGGAGTCAAGTATATAACATTTGTGAGTTGTATTTAGTTTTATGCTTAATAACACCGAATGCTATATGAAGTAACTTTCTCATAATCGCTCCAATAATGACCATGGTATTTTTACCTCTGTTTTTTAATTTATTGGCAAATTCTTTGACTATTGAGTTGTGTGATTTAGCTGAGATAGCAGGAAAATATAAAGCTTTTCTTAAGTTCGAAGAGCCTATTTTTGACAATCTTGATTTACCTCTTACTGAAGTGCCAGAAGTATTTTGTTTAGGAGTAAGTCCTGCATATGCAGCTAGTTGTCTTGCACTGTTAAAAGAAGAGAAGTCAGGAACTTCAGATAGTATAGCAATAGCAGTAATCTTTCCAACTCCCGGTATACTTTGCAAATTCTCGCAGTGCTCTTTTAGTGTAGAATTGTTAGTTAGTAATTCATCAATAAGTAAGTCTATACTTTTAATTTGCAGATCTATTTCATTTAACAATCTCCTATATATTATACTTATAGAGTCAGGTAAGGTATGCTCATTTTCAAGGTAATTTGAAACTTGGGTACGTTGGATTTTAAGGTTTTGCTGACAACGATAAAAGCTCCTTAATTTCTTAAGCATACTATCCCTAGGTTTATAGGGGTGTAATTCATTCTTATTAGCATACTCAGCAATAAGTACAGCATCAACTTCATCAGTTTTATGCCTCTTTAGTTTACTTGACGCATAAGCTTTAATGCAAGCCGGGTTAATTATACTTACACTATATCCTTGATTATATAAAAACTCCGCTACTTCATCACCATAGCTACCTGTTGCTTCCATACATACTTTTAGATCCTTAATTGCTTTTATACTCAACCATTGGTTAAGTTTGGCAAATCCTTGTTGATTATTAGCAAATTTGTTCTTACTAATTTTATTTCCAATTATCAAAGCTACAGCTAGTTCTTTCTTTGATATATCTATACCTAGAGTTCCTTCAAA is part of the Candidatus Jidaibacter acanthamoeba genome and harbors:
- a CDS encoding IS110 family transposase, which codes for MFEGTLGIDISKKELAVALIIGNKISKNKFANNQQGFAKLNQWLSIKAIKDLKVCMEATGSYGDEVAEFLYNQGYSVSIINPACIKAYASSKLKRHKTDEVDAVLIAEYANKNELHPYKPRDSMLKKLRSFYRCQQNLKIQRTQVSNYLENEHTLPDSISIIYRRLLNEIDLQIKSIDLLIDELLTNNSTLKEHCENLQSIPGVGKITAIAILSEVPDFSSFNSARQLAAYAGLTPKQNTSGTSVRGKSRLSKIGSSNLRKALYFPAISAKSHNSIVKEFANKLKNRGKNTMVIIGAIMRKLLHIAFGVIKHKTKYNSQMLYT